In Campylobacter sp. 2014D-0216, the following proteins share a genomic window:
- a CDS encoding ABC transporter permease, whose product MRRLCVVAILLSVALALFAPLLSPYDPNYVDLSKAKMAPNLAYIFGTDLLGRDIFTRILYALRVSLFVGIMAAFFSVFFACVYVFLTRFFAYAFFARVLDMLLALPSLLVIMFFQSFLAGSLWSMIFIIALGHFAFVAKVLDTQLNKFQKLEFYQNAIVLGSSKMKALFSELLPACWNLLFVLFVLNIAHAITSEATLSFFGLGVELWTPSLGNMLNEASKAVFLGFWWMIFFPVAFILILILPLLALGNDLQEENKA is encoded by the coding sequence ATGCGTAGGTTGTGTGTAGTAGCGATATTGCTAAGTGTGGCTTTGGCACTTTTTGCACCTTTGTTAAGCCCTTATGATCCTAATTATGTGGATTTAAGCAAGGCTAAAATGGCGCCGAATTTAGCGTATATCTTTGGTACAGATTTACTTGGTAGAGATATTTTTACGCGTATTTTATATGCTTTGCGTGTTTCTTTGTTTGTAGGGATAATGGCGGCATTTTTTAGTGTGTTTTTTGCTTGTGTTTATGTGTTTTTAACAAGATTTTTTGCATATGCGTTTTTTGCAAGGGTGCTTGATATGCTTTTAGCTTTACCTTCTTTGCTTGTGATTATGTTTTTTCAAAGCTTTTTGGCAGGATCTTTGTGGAGTATGATTTTTATCATTGCTTTGGGGCATTTTGCCTTTGTAGCAAAAGTGCTTGATACCCAACTGAATAAATTTCAAAAACTTGAATTTTATCAAAATGCTATCGTACTAGGTTCTAGTAAGATGAAGGCTTTATTTAGTGAGCTTTTGCCTGCTTGTTGGAATTTGCTTTTTGTGCTTTTTGTTTTAAATATCGCTCATGCGATTACAAGCGAGGCTACTTTGAGTTTTTTTGGTTTAGGGGTAGAGCTTTGGACTCCAAGCTTGGGAAATATGCTTAATGAAGCAAGCAAAGCGGTTTTTTTGGGTTTTTGGTGGATGATATTTTTCCCTGTGGCTTTTATACTGATACTTATTTTGCCTTTGCTTGCTTTGGGCAATGATTTGCAAGAAGAGAATAAAGCATGA
- a CDS encoding ABC transporter substrate-binding protein, producing MLRFLFMFFCTFNLFAATPNDTIIIAVENEPERINPLFSEDHDVAIALVFSGLTRFDENMKLAPDLASAWKVSKDGLTYEFELRKDVSWHDGVKFSAKDVEFSINALKDEKLNSPSKVNFDAVKAVKIIDDYHLIITLSKPFPAFLDALSVGILPKHLLEKENLNTTKFNQMPIGTGAYKLKQWKQGQYMILEANENYHLAKVKTPKLILKHIKDPSISAIELKNGSIDVALVDFALASNFKNDPNFKMLVEPSADYRALMFNFDHEFLKDQNVRLALNYAIDKQAIINSLLHSFGKVASHPLEKSWAGPKKFASYTYDVKKANELLARAGFVKNKNGILEKDGKELSFEMYAMSEDPLRVALVNILQSEFLKLGIKAKAVAKPSGSFDYTKIDSFLVGWGSPYDPDFHTFRVFESSQDSALNSSGWNFGHYHNAKVDEALKKARNSLDINERKKYYQEFIHALYEDPAFLFIAYIDYPLVFAKNIHGIKPHILGHHGVGFTWNAYEWSKN from the coding sequence ATGTTACGTTTTTTGTTTATGTTTTTTTGTACATTCAATCTTTTTGCCGCTACGCCAAATGATACGATCATCATCGCGGTAGAAAATGAACCAGAGCGTATCAACCCGCTTTTTAGTGAGGATCATGATGTGGCGATTGCACTTGTGTTTTCAGGATTGACACGTTTTGATGAAAATATGAAGTTAGCGCCTGATCTTGCTAGTGCTTGGAAGGTTAGCAAAGATGGCTTGACATATGAGTTTGAGTTAAGAAAAGATGTATCGTGGCATGATGGGGTGAAATTTAGTGCCAAAGATGTAGAATTTAGCATAAATGCCTTAAAAGATGAAAAACTCAATTCTCCTTCAAAGGTAAATTTTGACGCAGTTAAAGCAGTAAAAATCATCGATGATTATCATCTAATCATCACTCTTTCAAAGCCTTTCCCTGCTTTTTTAGATGCTTTAAGTGTGGGTATTTTACCAAAACACTTGCTTGAAAAAGAAAATTTAAACACCACTAAATTTAATCAAATGCCTATAGGAACGGGTGCTTATAAGTTAAAACAATGGAAGCAAGGTCAGTACATGATCTTAGAAGCAAATGAAAACTACCATTTAGCAAAGGTAAAAACACCAAAGCTTATATTAAAACATATTAAAGATCCAAGTATTAGCGCGATTGAACTTAAAAATGGTTCTATTGATGTGGCTTTGGTGGATTTTGCTTTGGCTTCTAATTTTAAAAACGATCCAAATTTTAAAATGCTTGTAGAGCCTTCGGCTGATTACCGTGCTTTAATGTTTAACTTTGATCATGAATTTTTAAAAGATCAAAATGTGCGTTTGGCGTTGAATTATGCTATTGATAAACAAGCTATTATAAATTCTCTTTTGCATTCTTTTGGAAAGGTAGCTAGCCACCCTTTAGAGAAGTCATGGGCGGGCCCTAAAAAATTTGCAAGTTATACTTATGATGTAAAGAAAGCAAATGAACTTTTAGCTAGAGCAGGTTTTGTAAAAAACAAAAATGGCATTTTAGAAAAAGACGGCAAAGAGCTAAGTTTTGAAATGTATGCTATGAGTGAAGATCCTTTAAGAGTAGCTTTGGTGAATATCTTACAAAGTGAGTTTTTAAAGCTTGGTATAAAAGCAAAAGCAGTAGCTAAGCCAAGTGGAAGTTTTGACTATACGAAAATTGATAGCTTTTTGGTGGGTTGGGGTAGTCCTTATGATCCTGATTTTCACACCTTTAGGGTTTTTGAGAGTTCTCAAGATAGTGCTTTGAATTCAAGTGGGTGGAATTTTGGACATTATCACAATGCTAAAGTTGATGAGGCTTTAAAAAAAGCTAGAAACTCACTTGATATAAATGAAAGAAAAAAATATTATCAAGAATTTATCCACGCTTTATATGAAGATCCTGCGTTTTTGTTTATCGCTTATATTGATTATCCTTTAGTTTTTGCCAAAAATATCCACGGTATAAAACCACATATTTTAGGTCATCATGGAGTGGGCTTTACGTGGAATGCTTATGAGTGGAGCAAAAATTAG
- a CDS encoding ABC transporter permease: MLKRLLWAFFLIVFASFLCFVMVYHAKGSVVFASVPQGTSLKIKEEIERNLNLDKPLLEQYENWAFKALKGDFSYSLISGEKVSEILKEKLPYTLILGGLAFSVLFILSLFLALLCVIYKDSFLDKGITFLTMSFFALPAFSLSLILILVFAVFFKLFPSSAIADIGFEDDVFNRLWHLFLPVCALVLSHLAVFVRFIRTSLIDSFNQSFIESAFARGLSKRRIYLHFVLKDAMVPILAYFGASFVSFLMGTYIIESVFSYEGIGNLVIKSILFKDYPVVLAVVVFSIIIVVFVNLLVEIVCKMINPRFANA; encoded by the coding sequence ATTTTAAAACGCCTTTTATGGGCGTTTTTTTTGATAGTTTTTGCAAGCTTTCTTTGTTTTGTGATGGTTTATCATGCCAAAGGAAGTGTGGTATTTGCTAGTGTGCCACAAGGTACTAGCTTAAAGATAAAAGAAGAAATCGAGCGTAATTTAAATTTAGACAAACCTTTGTTAGAGCAGTATGAAAATTGGGCTTTTAAGGCTTTAAAAGGCGACTTTTCCTACTCTTTGATCAGCGGAGAAAAAGTAAGCGAAATTTTAAAAGAAAAACTCCCTTATACACTCATACTTGGAGGCTTAGCTTTTAGTGTGCTTTTTATTTTGTCTTTGTTTTTGGCGCTTTTGTGTGTGATTTATAAAGATAGTTTTTTAGATAAGGGCATTACTTTTTTAACGATGAGTTTTTTTGCTTTACCTGCCTTTTCTTTATCTTTGATACTGATTTTAGTGTTTGCGGTATTTTTTAAACTTTTTCCAAGCTCTGCGATTGCAGATATTGGTTTTGAAGATGATGTGTTTAATCGCTTGTGGCATTTGTTTTTGCCTGTATGTGCTTTGGTGCTTTCTCATTTAGCGGTTTTTGTGCGTTTTATAAGAACAAGTTTGATTGATAGTTTCAATCAAAGCTTCATAGAGAGTGCTTTTGCAAGAGGGTTAAGTAAAAGAAGAATTTATTTGCATTTTGTGTTAAAAGATGCGATGGTGCCTATACTCGCGTATTTTGGAGCTTCTTTTGTAAGTTTTTTAATGGGGACTTATATTATCGAGAGTGTTTTTTCCTATGAGGGCATAGGAAATTTAGTGATTAAAAGTATATTGTTTAAAGATTATCCAGTGGTTTTGGCTGTGGTGGTTTTTAGTATTATTATTGTGGTGTTTGTAAATTTGCTTGTAGAGATAGTTTGCAAAATGATCAATCCAAGGTTTGCAAATGCGTAG
- the nuoD gene encoding NADH dehydrogenase (quinone) subunit D, which yields MQISTKLKPYYENISFEREDGTMIVNLGPQHPSAHGNLRLILELDGEEITKAAPCIGYMHRGMEKMAENMIYQEFIPTTDRMDYIAASANNYAYVAAVEKLCGLEIPRRASVIRMILLELNRIASHLLWLATHALDIGAMTVFLYCFREREYVLDLIEKYCGARLTHSSMRIGGVMLDLPEGFLDELLAFCNKFPNDIKDYEALLDDNRIWRARTENVGVVSKEQALSWGCSGVMLRGSGIAYDIRKEEPYLLYDEVDFGVPVAKMGDSYARYKVYMQEFRESLKILTQCAKLYQDTPPEILCNHPEYVSASKEQIMTQNYSLMQHFVLVTQGLKPPKGEVYVPTESPKGELGFFIHSDGSGRPYRLRARTPSFFHCAFLEEMLVGSYLADAVAILGSINIVLGEIDR from the coding sequence ATGCAAATTTCTACTAAATTAAAACCTTATTATGAAAATATAAGCTTCGAGCGTGAAGATGGCACGATGATCGTTAACCTTGGGCCTCAACACCCTAGTGCACACGGAAATTTACGCCTTATTTTAGAGCTTGATGGAGAAGAAATCACCAAAGCTGCTCCTTGTATAGGTTATATGCACCGTGGTATGGAAAAAATGGCTGAAAATATGATCTATCAAGAGTTTATCCCAACAACAGATAGAATGGACTATATCGCAGCAAGCGCAAACAACTATGCTTATGTGGCTGCTGTAGAAAAACTGTGTGGTTTGGAGATCCCACGTAGAGCAAGCGTGATAAGAATGATTTTGCTTGAATTAAACCGCATTGCTTCGCATTTGTTATGGCTTGCTACACATGCGCTTGATATTGGCGCGATGACGGTATTTTTATACTGCTTTAGAGAGCGTGAGTATGTACTTGATTTGATAGAAAAGTATTGTGGTGCAAGATTGACACATTCTTCTATGAGAATAGGTGGGGTAATGCTTGATTTGCCTGAAGGTTTTTTAGATGAGCTTTTAGCATTTTGCAATAAATTTCCAAATGATATAAAAGATTATGAAGCCTTGCTTGATGATAATAGAATATGGCGTGCAAGAACTGAAAATGTTGGTGTTGTAAGTAAAGAACAAGCTTTAAGTTGGGGTTGTAGTGGGGTTATGCTAAGAGGAAGTGGCATTGCTTATGATATTAGAAAAGAAGAGCCGTATTTGCTTTATGATGAGGTAGATTTTGGTGTGCCTGTGGCCAAAATGGGTGATTCTTACGCAAGATATAAGGTTTATATGCAAGAATTTAGAGAAAGCTTGAAAATTTTAACCCAATGTGCTAAGCTTTATCAAGATACCCCGCCTGAAATTTTATGCAATCACCCTGAGTATGTAAGTGCTTCTAAAGAGCAAATCATGACACAAAATTACTCACTAATGCAACATTTTGTTTTGGTAACTCAAGGTTTAAAACCACCCAAGGGAGAGGTGTACGTGCCAACTGAAAGTCCTAAAGGTGAGCTTGGGTTTTTCATTCATTCAGATGGTAGCGGTAGGCCATATAGACTAAGAGCTAGAACTCCTAGCTTTTTTCACTGTGCGTTTTTGGAAGAAATGCTTGTAGGGTCTTATTTGGCTGATGCGGTGGCTATTTTAGGAAGTATTAATATAGTTTTAGGTGAGATAGACCGATGA
- a CDS encoding NAD(P)H-quinone oxidoreductase subunit 3: MTHATIEHQYFGIFAMLIIASVIFFTLVYISSKIGSKLASHNRKKLGLGIYECGPMASKQANKINSQFFVFALIFILLDIEVVFLFPWAVIFKDLTAELSKYGLSLFALVEVFVFILLLAIGFLYAYKKGAFAWQSIKK, encoded by the coding sequence ATGACGCACGCAACCATAGAGCATCAGTATTTTGGTATCTTTGCGATGCTTATTATCGCAAGTGTGATATTCTTTACTTTGGTATATATTTCTTCAAAAATAGGCTCCAAGCTTGCCTCTCATAATAGAAAAAAACTAGGATTAGGAATTTATGAGTGCGGACCTATGGCTTCAAAACAAGCAAATAAAATCAATTCTCAATTTTTTGTTTTTGCTTTGATTTTTATTTTACTTGATATTGAAGTGGTGTTTTTATTTCCTTGGGCGGTGATTTTTAAAGATTTAACCGCAGAGCTTTCAAAATACGGTTTGTCTTTATTTGCTTTAGTGGAAGTGTTTGTTTTTATTTTATTACTTGCAATAGGCTTTTTATACGCTTATAAAAAAGGAGCATTCGCATGGCAGAGTATCAAAAAATGA
- a CDS encoding ATP-binding cassette domain-containing protein: MLLEVKNLSKSYRFKKHWYLKEEEIFVFKDVGFSLHKNENLLLCGESGSGKSTLAKILCMLESANSGEVLFNGKNILSLDFDKQRKLRQKIQYIFQDQKLALNPYKSVKKLLLDVYDNFKISPDFEALFELFDIFELEKDILNLNSSKLSGGQSQRLGLIRALLLKPQLLILDEITTALDIPTAHKILNYLRYFQNTHDITYIFISHQEKTLQGLYHKKVLL; this comes from the coding sequence ATGCTTTTAGAAGTTAAAAATTTAAGTAAATCTTATCGTTTTAAAAAACATTGGTATTTAAAAGAGGAAGAAATTTTCGTTTTTAAAGATGTTGGTTTTTCTTTACATAAAAACGAAAATTTATTACTTTGTGGCGAAAGTGGTAGTGGTAAAAGCACACTAGCTAAAATTCTTTGTATGCTTGAGAGTGCAAATTCTGGAGAGGTTTTGTTTAATGGCAAAAATATACTTAGTTTAGACTTTGATAAGCAAAGAAAATTACGCCAAAAAATTCAATACATCTTTCAAGATCAAAAACTCGCTTTAAATCCTTATAAAAGTGTTAAAAAACTTTTACTTGATGTATATGATAACTTCAAGATTTCGCCTGATTTTGAAGCGCTTTTTGAGCTTTTTGATATTTTTGAACTTGAAAAAGATATTTTAAATTTAAACTCTTCTAAGTTAAGTGGCGGACAAAGCCAAAGATTAGGTCTAATAAGGGCTTTACTTTTAAAACCACAATTGCTAATTTTAGATGAAATCACAACGGCGCTAGATATCCCAACTGCACACAAAATATTAAATTATTTGCGTTATTTTCAAAATACACATGATATTACTTATATATTTATTTCTCATCAGGAAAAAACCTTGCAAGGCTTGTATCATAAGAAGGTGCTTTTGTAA
- a CDS encoding ATP-binding cassette domain-containing protein → MIEVSCLNLSFKDQVLLKDVKLELEDGKALAIMGKSGSGKSLFLKSMIRLFDKRYLLHAEKLYLDDQDVLNLKEKELNVLRSKASLLFQDVYGNFYPLVDIGSYFNIVLKTHTSLSTKEIKEKAFFYFECLGLKNHDLLWHSFIYQLSGGMARRVQIALALLSGAQYLLCDEITSSLDKANEEKIIAILKDLKSQFKNLIFITHDIHLAKELCDEVAIMEDKTLLYQMPVKDFLSNPQGAFAKELFSFFENENAFRS, encoded by the coding sequence ATGATAGAAGTATCTTGTCTAAACCTTAGCTTTAAAGATCAAGTTTTATTAAAAGATGTAAAGTTAGAACTAGAAGATGGCAAAGCTTTAGCTATTATGGGCAAAAGTGGATCGGGAAAAAGTTTATTTTTAAAAAGTATGATTAGACTTTTTGATAAACGTTATTTATTGCACGCTGAAAAACTTTATCTTGATGATCAAGATGTATTAAATTTAAAAGAAAAAGAACTGAATGTATTAAGATCAAAGGCTAGTTTGCTTTTTCAAGATGTTTATGGGAATTTTTATCCGCTTGTAGATATAGGGAGTTATTTTAATATAGTTTTAAAAACTCATACGAGTTTAAGCACAAAAGAAATCAAAGAAAAAGCTTTTTTTTATTTTGAATGCTTAGGGCTTAAAAATCATGATCTTTTGTGGCATTCTTTTATATATCAGCTAAGCGGTGGCATGGCAAGGCGTGTTCAAATAGCGTTAGCTTTGCTTAGCGGGGCGCAGTATTTGTTGTGTGATGAGATCACAAGTTCACTAGATAAGGCAAATGAAGAAAAAATCATCGCAATTTTAAAAGACTTAAAATCACAATTTAAAAATCTCATTTTTATAACCCATGATATACATTTAGCTAAAGAACTTTGCGATGAGGTGGCCATTATGGAAGATAAAACTTTGCTTTACCAAATGCCTGTGAAAGATTTTTTAAGTAATCCACAGGGTGCTTTTGCTAAAGAATTATTTAGTTTTTTTGAGAATGAAAATGCTTTTAGAAGTTAA
- a CDS encoding NuoB/complex I 20 kDa subunit family protein yields MAEYQKMSNAPVVLTTVDKLVQWGRSNSLWALSYGLACCAIEMMAAGGARYDFDRFGTIFRASPRQSEVMIIAGTLSKKHAEFTRRLYDQMPDPKWVISMGSCANTGGMFNTYSTVQGVDRIIPVDIYVPGCAPRPETFQFALMILQKRIRKEKASRKIAPKRLI; encoded by the coding sequence ATGGCAGAGTATCAAAAAATGAGCAATGCGCCAGTTGTTTTAACTACGGTTGATAAACTAGTCCAATGGGGAAGAAGTAATTCTTTATGGGCGTTATCTTATGGGCTTGCCTGTTGTGCTATTGAGATGATGGCAGCAGGTGGCGCAAGATATGATTTTGATAGATTTGGAACGATTTTTAGAGCAAGTCCAAGACAGTCTGAAGTGATGATTATAGCAGGCACTTTAAGTAAAAAACACGCCGAATTTACAAGAAGACTTTACGATCAAATGCCTGATCCTAAATGGGTTATTTCTATGGGTTCTTGTGCAAATACCGGTGGTATGTTTAATACCTATTCTACTGTCCAAGGGGTTGATAGAATCATTCCGGTGGACATTTACGTGCCAGGTTGTGCTCCACGGCCTGAAACTTTTCAATTTGCTTTGATGATTTTACAAAAAAGAATTCGCAAAGAAAAAGCGAGTAGAAAAATCGCTCCAAAAAGGCTTATATAA
- a CDS encoding NADH-ubiquinone oxidoreductase subunit E family protein produces MRRVDLRKSQNLFEDLKQIIQNAYIGEVLVVLFEIGDFSNVEKSFAFVKEQNCELLNSLKFNQVDWTIVLKKVGQ; encoded by the coding sequence ATGAGACGTGTAGATTTAAGAAAAAGTCAAAATTTATTTGAAGATTTAAAACAAATCATTCAAAATGCTTATATAGGTGAAGTTTTGGTGGTTTTGTTTGAGATAGGAGACTTTTCTAATGTGGAAAAAAGTTTTGCCTTTGTAAAAGAGCAAAATTGTGAACTTTTGAATTCTTTAAAATTCAATCAGGTGGATTGGACTATAGTATTGAAAAAGGTAGGACAATGA
- a CDS encoding NADH-quinone oxidoreductase subunit G, translating into MKVIINGIECEANEGEYILNVARKNDIFIPAICYLNGCSPTLACRMCMVEADGKKVYSCNTKVKEGMVVESDLPNLWDERNAIMQAYCINHPLQCGVCDKSGECELQNFTHKARVNVQNYWIKDTHKEHKKWGEINYDPALCIVCERCITVCKDKIGESALKTTPRGASAPDASFKESMSKDALAIWTKFQKSLIAPSNGDVLDCSFCGECTSVCPTGALVGSAFQYTSNIWELKRIPASNPHSSDCELMYYDIKQTSINNQKEKIYRVSNDFAFATLNKAARYGFNTQNEIQTKDEKAFEKLVNMIKNDEIKNIVFNSFITNEEALILQNLSKKFNLHLINHEAKKFQDFLACFYQNANAMYNANSNDITQSDFLIIAGSFLRYDAPTLGYKVNNALVMNKGAGLYFHPIRDKGIDKYSKNFLQVNHDVKDNESILMFILQKFAKELPTELQNELEKAYYQDTKEIEETVNEEVIEKIEKQNEDGQTIIEEVKKLVPKKVKKSIEVQRSSYAKLLGIDEDIFENLLAKKQKFTLVVGSDFYYDEQSAKLAKLCAMVQKYTDFKVFLNPTCTNTLGVSLICDLKQDLQAGKTLGYNEKGDFSFSYEGDLASSSLNQQEGSFVNYDKRLVPTNAALEFKGYFLNDLANALGFDEEFTINYTQLLPQNKGFRAIKFDDLENYYDNGGINHRGYELDFSHFEFEKVLVAQEAQMQNEGNLTLYHANSIHQFSKLSNRAFNEVGVLFLSPDLMQKFELSQNDSVILKNEKTQVAISVKCDELLENAAYLGDYDSKIDYKSLFKHARYVKVWLEKAGAKI; encoded by the coding sequence ATGAAAGTCATCATCAATGGTATAGAATGCGAAGCAAACGAAGGTGAGTATATTTTAAATGTCGCAAGAAAAAATGATATTTTCATTCCTGCTATTTGTTATTTAAATGGTTGTTCCCCGACACTTGCGTGTCGTATGTGTATGGTAGAAGCTGATGGTAAAAAGGTTTATTCGTGTAATACCAAAGTAAAAGAAGGTATGGTTGTAGAAAGTGATTTACCTAATTTATGGGATGAGCGTAATGCTATCATGCAAGCTTATTGCATTAACCACCCTTTGCAATGTGGAGTATGTGATAAATCCGGCGAATGTGAACTTCAAAATTTTACGCATAAAGCAAGAGTAAATGTGCAAAATTACTGGATCAAAGATACTCATAAAGAGCATAAAAAATGGGGTGAGATTAATTACGATCCGGCTTTATGTATTGTGTGTGAAAGATGTATTACGGTATGTAAAGATAAAATAGGCGAAAGTGCTTTAAAAACTACTCCAAGAGGAGCAAGCGCACCTGATGCAAGTTTTAAAGAGAGTATGAGTAAAGATGCGCTTGCAATTTGGACTAAATTTCAAAAAAGTTTAATTGCACCAAGTAATGGCGATGTGCTTGATTGTTCTTTTTGTGGAGAGTGTACAAGTGTGTGTCCTACCGGGGCTTTGGTGGGGTCGGCTTTTCAGTATACATCTAATATTTGGGAGTTAAAAAGAATTCCAGCTAGCAATCCACATTCGAGTGATTGTGAGTTGATGTATTATGATATCAAACAAACTAGCATTAATAATCAAAAAGAGAAAATTTATAGAGTAAGTAACGACTTTGCCTTTGCTACTTTAAACAAAGCCGCAAGATATGGTTTTAATACTCAAAATGAAATTCAAACCAAAGATGAAAAAGCTTTTGAAAAACTTGTTAATATGATAAAAAATGATGAAATAAAAAATATTGTTTTTAATAGCTTTATCACTAATGAAGAAGCTTTGATTTTGCAAAATTTAAGCAAGAAATTTAATCTTCATCTTATAAACCATGAGGCTAAAAAATTTCAAGATTTTCTAGCTTGTTTTTATCAAAACGCAAACGCAATGTACAACGCAAATTCAAACGATATCACGCAAAGTGACTTTTTAATCATCGCAGGTTCATTTTTGCGTTATGATGCTCCAACTTTAGGATACAAAGTCAACAATGCTTTGGTGATGAATAAAGGAGCAGGGCTTTATTTTCACCCTATAAGAGATAAAGGCATAGACAAATACTCCAAAAATTTCTTACAAGTCAATCATGATGTTAAAGACAATGAAAGTATTTTAATGTTTATTTTGCAAAAATTTGCAAAAGAGCTTCCGACTGAACTTCAAAATGAGTTAGAAAAAGCGTACTATCAAGATACAAAAGAAATAGAAGAAACAGTCAATGAAGAAGTAATAGAGAAAATAGAAAAGCAAAATGAAGATGGTCAAACCATTATAGAAGAAGTGAAAAAACTTGTACCTAAAAAGGTGAAAAAAAGCATTGAAGTGCAAAGATCAAGCTATGCAAAACTTCTTGGTATTGATGAGGATATTTTCGAGAATTTGCTTGCAAAAAAACAAAAATTTACGCTTGTTGTTGGAAGTGATTTTTACTATGATGAACAAAGTGCTAAGTTGGCAAAGCTTTGCGCTATGGTGCAAAAATATACTGATTTTAAAGTCTTTTTAAATCCAACCTGCACCAATACTTTGGGTGTGAGTTTGATTTGTGATTTAAAACAAGATCTTCAAGCAGGAAAGACGCTAGGTTATAATGAAAAAGGTGATTTTAGTTTTTCTTATGAAGGAGATCTTGCGAGTTCTAGTTTAAATCAACAAGAAGGTAGTTTTGTTAATTATGATAAAAGATTGGTGCCTACGAATGCAGCTTTAGAATTTAAAGGATATTTTTTAAATGATTTAGCAAATGCTCTAGGTTTTGATGAAGAATTTACGATCAACTATACCCAGCTTTTACCGCAAAATAAAGGCTTTAGAGCAATCAAATTTGATGATTTGGAAAATTACTATGATAATGGAGGCATAAATCATAGAGGCTATGAGCTTGATTTTTCTCATTTTGAGTTTGAAAAAGTCTTAGTAGCACAAGAAGCGCAAATGCAAAATGAGGGAAATTTAACCTTATATCATGCAAACAGCATTCATCAGTTTTCAAAGCTTAGCAATAGAGCCTTTAACGAGGTTGGGGTTTTATTTTTATCTC
- a CDS encoding NADH-quinone oxidoreductase subunit C gives MRKYSDKKNAQLKNYYEDRFYHAPVTKKLSIEGSVFESDHQILSQKFELKNSFIELDFWVIEINKDDNVAILSCLKKLGYEAFNDASALDFVAQKQGFEVYYQLLNMEKNLRVRVKTFVGLKERLQSVMSVFKGANWCEREIYDMFGIFIIDHPNLKRLLMPDDWYGHPFLKSYPLHGDEFAKWYEIDKIFGKEYREIVGEENRDPGFVDEKDTLNFSRIYHEVGKGEAPREEKYLQEYQEEGGVPFVKKAKRAQAKFLDKRR, from the coding sequence ATGAGAAAATACAGCGATAAAAAAAATGCCCAATTAAAAAATTATTATGAAGATAGATTTTACCATGCACCTGTGACTAAAAAACTAAGTATAGAAGGTAGTGTTTTTGAAAGTGACCATCAAATTTTAAGCCAAAAATTTGAACTAAAAAATTCTTTTATCGAGCTTGATTTTTGGGTGATTGAAATAAACAAAGACGATAATGTTGCTATTTTAAGTTGCTTGAAAAAACTAGGCTATGAAGCTTTTAATGATGCAAGTGCGCTTGATTTTGTCGCACAAAAACAAGGGTTTGAAGTGTATTATCAGCTTTTAAATATGGAGAAGAATTTAAGAGTGAGAGTGAAAACCTTTGTTGGTTTAAAAGAAAGACTTCAAAGCGTTATGAGTGTTTTTAAAGGGGCTAATTGGTGTGAGAGAGAAATATATGATATGTTTGGAATTTTCATTATCGACCATCCTAATTTAAAAAGACTTTTAATGCCTGATGATTGGTATGGACATCCTTTTTTAAAAAGCTATCCTTTGCATGGTGATGAATTTGCTAAATGGTATGAGATAGATAAAATTTTTGGAAAAGAATACCGCGAGATAGTGGGCGAAGAAAATAGGGATCCAGGTTTTGTGGATGAAAAAGACACGCTAAACTTTAGCAGAATTTATCATGAGGTTGGCAAGGGTGAAGCCCCAAGAGAAGAGAAGTACTTGCAAGAGTATCAAGAAGAAGGTGGCGTGCCTTTTGTAAAAAAAGCTAAAAGAGCGCAAGCAAAATTTTTAGACAAGAGAAGATAA